From Streptomyces sp. HUAS MG91, the proteins below share one genomic window:
- a CDS encoding SDR family oxidoreductase, with product MAAPDTDVLVVGAGPVGLLLAGDLRTGGARVTVLERLAEPTTESRASILHARTMELLHERGLTDRLGPPPDAGFGHFGGIPLDLAEAGDSPYAGQWKAPQTRVEAVLADWATGLGAELRRGHTVTALAETPDRVHVVATTPTGERLRLTAAYVVGCDGEESTVRRLAGFAFPGVGPTKELLRADLRGVDLRERRFERHPGGVANARRGPDGVTRVMVHAFGRAPGASRTPSFEKIRAVWADVTGEDLGGAEPVWLDAFHNARRQVARYRLGRVFLAGDAAHVQLPVGGQALNLGLQDAADLGGKLAAHLAGRAGEELLDTYHAVRHPVGARVLGNIEAQAHLLFGGPEVDGVRTVFRELLRIPAARRHLAAMISGLDGGGPAAPGPGAPPAPSAHGTHGPNRQHTTHRRITMGKLTGKTALVTGSSRGIGRATAIRLAREGALVAVHCSSNREAADETVAAIEKEGGRGFSVLAELGVPGDVHELFLALERELKERTGSVTLDILVNNAGVMGGVAPEDLTPEAFDRLFAVNAKAPYFLVQRALDNLPDGGRIINISSGLTRVANPQEVAYAMTKGAIDQLTLHFAKHLGPRGITVNSVGPGITDNGTPVFDDPEAVAAMANYSVFGRVGETRDIADVVAFLAGDDSRWITGSYLDASGGTLLG from the coding sequence GTGGCCGCGCCGGACACGGACGTGCTGGTCGTGGGCGCCGGACCGGTCGGCCTGCTGCTCGCCGGGGACCTGCGCACGGGCGGGGCGCGGGTGACGGTGCTGGAGCGGCTGGCCGAGCCCACCACCGAGTCGCGGGCGTCGATCCTGCACGCCCGCACCATGGAACTGCTGCACGAGCGGGGCCTGACCGACCGGCTCGGGCCGCCGCCGGACGCCGGCTTCGGCCACTTCGGGGGCATCCCCCTCGATCTGGCCGAAGCCGGCGACAGTCCGTACGCCGGACAGTGGAAGGCGCCGCAGACCCGCGTCGAGGCCGTTCTCGCGGACTGGGCGACGGGCCTCGGCGCCGAACTGCGGCGCGGACACACGGTGACCGCACTGGCCGAGACGCCGGACCGGGTCCATGTCGTCGCCACCACGCCGACGGGCGAGCGGCTGCGGCTGACCGCCGCGTACGTCGTGGGCTGCGACGGCGAGGAGAGCACCGTACGGCGGCTGGCCGGCTTCGCGTTCCCCGGCGTCGGCCCCACCAAGGAGCTGCTGCGCGCGGACCTGAGGGGCGTCGACCTGCGGGAGCGGCGCTTCGAGCGGCACCCGGGCGGGGTGGCCAACGCCCGCCGCGGGCCGGACGGCGTCACCCGCGTCATGGTGCACGCCTTCGGCCGGGCACCCGGCGCGTCGCGGACCCCCTCCTTCGAGAAGATCCGCGCGGTGTGGGCCGACGTCACCGGCGAGGACCTCGGCGGCGCCGAGCCCGTCTGGCTCGACGCGTTCCACAACGCCCGGCGCCAGGTCGCCCGGTACCGCCTCGGCCGGGTGTTCCTCGCCGGGGACGCCGCGCATGTCCAGTTGCCGGTGGGCGGGCAGGCCCTCAACCTCGGTCTGCAGGACGCGGCGGACCTCGGCGGCAAGCTCGCCGCCCACCTCGCCGGCCGGGCCGGTGAGGAACTGCTCGACACCTATCACGCCGTCCGCCACCCGGTGGGCGCCCGCGTGCTCGGCAACATCGAGGCGCAGGCCCATCTGCTGTTCGGCGGGCCCGAAGTGGACGGTGTGCGGACGGTGTTCAGGGAACTGCTCCGGATACCGGCGGCCCGCCGCCACCTCGCCGCGATGATCAGCGGGCTCGACGGCGGCGGCCCGGCCGCCCCGGGGCCCGGCGCCCCGCCCGCGCCCAGCGCTCACGGCACGCACGGACCGAATCGTCAGCACACGACGCACAGGAGGATCACCATGGGCAAACTCACCGGAAAGACCGCGCTCGTCACCGGTTCCAGCCGCGGCATCGGCCGGGCCACGGCGATCCGGCTGGCCCGCGAGGGCGCGCTGGTCGCGGTGCACTGCTCCAGCAACCGGGAGGCCGCCGACGAGACCGTCGCCGCCATCGAGAAGGAGGGCGGCCGGGGCTTCTCGGTGCTCGCCGAGCTCGGAGTGCCCGGCGACGTCCACGAACTGTTCCTGGCCCTGGAGCGGGAGCTGAAGGAGCGCACCGGCTCCGTCACGCTCGACATCCTCGTGAACAACGCGGGCGTCATGGGCGGTGTGGCCCCCGAGGACCTCACGCCCGAGGCGTTCGACCGCCTCTTCGCCGTCAACGCCAAGGCGCCGTACTTCCTCGTGCAGCGCGCGCTGGACAACCTCCCCGACGGCGGCCGGATCATCAACATCTCCTCCGGACTGACCCGGGTCGCCAACCCGCAGGAGGTGGCGTACGCGATGACGAAGGGCGCCATCGACCAGCTCACCCTGCACTTCGCCAAGCACCTCGGCCCCCGCGGCATCACCGTGAACAGCGTGGGCCCCGGCATCACCGACAACGGCACCCCGGTCTTCGACGACCCGGAGGCGGTCGCGGCCATGGCGAACTACTCGGTCTTCGGCCGGGTCGGCGAGACCCGGGACATCGCCGACGTGGTGGCCTTCCTCGCCGGCGACGACTCCCGCTGGATCACCGGCTCCTATCTGGACGCCAGCGGCGGCACCCTGCTCGGCTGA